In Piliocolobus tephrosceles isolate RC106 chromosome 6, ASM277652v3, whole genome shotgun sequence, the following are encoded in one genomic region:
- the MGAT2 gene encoding alpha-1,6-mannosyl-glycoprotein 2-beta-N-acetylglucosaminyltransferase, with protein sequence MRFRIYKRKVLILTLVVAACGFVLWSSNGRQRKNEALAPPLVDAEPVRGAGSRGGDHPSVAVGIRRVSNESAAPLVPAAPQPEADNLTLRYRSLVYQLNFDQTLRNVDKTGNWAPRELVLVVQVHNRPEYLRLLLDSLRKAQGIDNVLVIFSHDFWSTEINQLIAGVDFCPVLQVFFPFSIQLYPNEFPGSDPRDCPRDLSKNAALKLGCINAEYPDSFGHYREAKFSQTKHHWWWKLHFVWERVKILRDYAGLILFLEEDHYLAPDFYHVFKKMWKLKQQECPECDVLSLGTYTASRSFYGMADKVDVKTWKSTEHNMGLALTRNAYQKLIECTDTFCTYDDYNWDWTLQYLTVSCLPKFWKVLVPQVPRIFHAGDCGMHHKKTCRPSTQSAQIESLLNNNKQYMFPETLSISEKFTMVAISPPRKNGGWGDIRDHELCKSYRRLQ encoded by the coding sequence ATGAGGTTCCGCATCTACAAACGGAAGGTGCTAATCCTGACGCTCGTGGTGGCCGCCTGCGGCTTCGTCCTCTGGAGCAGCAATGGGCGACAAAGGAAGAACGAGGCCCTCGCCCCGCCGTTGGTGGACGCCGAACCCGTGCGGGGTGCCGGCAGCCGTGGCGGGGACCACCCCTCTGTGGCTGTGGGCATCCGCAGGGTCTCCAACGAGTCGGCGGCTCCCCTGGTCCCGGCAGCCCCCCAGCCCGAGGCGGACAACCTGACGCTGCGGTACCGGTCCCTGGTGTACCAGCTGAACTTTGATCAGACGCTGAGGAATGTCGATAAGACTGGCAACTGGGCCCCCCGGGAGCTGGTGCTTGTGGTCCAGGTGCATAACCGGCCCGAATACCTCAGACTGCTGCTGGACTCACTTCGAAAAGCCCAGGGAATTGACAACGTCCTCGTCATCTTTAGCCACGACTTCTGGTCGACCGAGATCAATCAGCTGATCGCCGGGGTGGATTTCTGTCCGGTTCTGCAGGTGTTCTTTCCTTTCAGCATTCAGTTGTACCCTAACGAGTTTCCAGGCAGTGACCCTAGAGATTGTCCCAGAGACCTGTCGAAGAATGCCGCTTTGAAATTGGGGTGCATCAATGCTGAGTATCCCGACTCCTTCGGCCATTATAGAGAGGCCAAATTCTCCCAGACCAAACATCACTGGTGGTGGAAGCTGCATTTTGTGTGGGAAAGAGTCAAAATTCTTCGAGATTATGCTGGCCTTATACTTTTCCTAGAAGAGGATCACTACCTAGCCCCAGACTTTTACCATGTCTTCAAaaagatgtggaaactgaagcaGCAAGAGTGCCCTGAATGTGATGTTCTCTCCCTGGGGACCTATACTGCCAGTCGCAGTTTCTATGGCATGGCTGACAAGGTAGATGTGAAAACTTGGAAATCCACAGAGCACAATATGGGTCTAGCCTTGACCCGGAATGCCTATCAGAAGCTGATCGAGTGCACAGACACTTTCTGTACTTACGATGATTATAACTGGGACTGGACTCTTCAATACTTGACTGTATCTTGTCTTCCAAAATTCTGGAAAGTGCTAGTTCCTCAAGTTCCTAGGATTTTTCATGCTGGAGACTGTGGTATGCATCACAAGAAAACCTGTAGACCATCCACCCAGAGTGCCCAAATTGAGTCACTcttaaataataacaaacaatACATGTTTCCAGAAACTCTGTCTATCAGTGAGAAGTTTACTATGGTAGCCATTTCCCCACCTAGAAAAAATGGAGGGTGGGGAGATATTAGGGACCATGAACTCTGTAAAAGTTATAGAAGACTGCAGTGA